The Sphaerodactylus townsendi isolate TG3544 linkage group LG02, MPM_Stown_v2.3, whole genome shotgun sequence DNA segment AGCAGCATTCTGTACTAATTGAAATGCACCATGTAGAGTACACTGCAGTAATCTATTCTACCTTTCCTAGTTGTACTAAGAATTGGACAACTCCATATCCTGGCTATTCTCACCTCAGACTGCTTCTTGCGGGGCTTGCGTTCTTTGACAATTTTGGCCTTTTTGGCAGGTTTCTTCTTCTCATCACTGTCTCCTTCATTGCTTGATGAGCTGGCTGAGGCATTGCTGTCAAACCTGTTCCAAAGAAAGGTTATATAGGAAAGGTAGGTTCACAGCTTGGCATCTCCACCAACCAACCGTACATACACTCTTGTAGGAGCAGCATTCTCAGATGTAGTCCCAGTATCTGATCTATAGGTCCCATCAGTTCCATGAGAATGTTATATGATTAACTGAAATCAAACTGTGAACAGACAAGTCCTCATAGACCAGCCAGAAGGAGTGAAATAACATTAATTCATCAGCACCAGATAAGTCATTACTGCTCAGACATTTTCATGCAGAAATGCTGCAAAGATGTACACAGCAGGGTGCACTCTGATGAACTATTAACCATTTACATCACGATGATAATGACTGGTTTTTATCCTTCCACTATCTTGTATACACATTCGAGTCAGTGACCAGACTCTCAAATAGGCTAGGGATTATACATATTCTAAACTAGATAGAATAGGTTCACTGTCATTAttgttcccccttccccatatTATTCTCTAGAGGTTTAAGTGAAAGATGGATTAAAATGTAAAAGATGCAGTATTTTCCTAAAGAAAACGTGTGGATCCTACCATTTCAATCCATCAGTGCCAGTGCATTCATCCAATGCCTTGTAAGGGAGCTATGTGGGTACTAATGGAACAATGTAGGAATCCAAACCTTAATCCTCACCATACAATACTGACCTAAATGCAAGTGTATTTTACAAATAAGAACAAGACACACCAAAACCAGGCTCAGTCTAGTACCTTTTCTACAAGATCGGCTCTTCCACAATTATTTTGGTCGTCAGTGTTCCAAATTCATGGTTTCCCGCACTTAATTATCCCAGAACTCTTGTAGTTGAGTTTAATTATATTCCTACCTATTATTGTATTCATTGTGACACATATATATATTGAACAGCCTCATAATCACATGATTTGCTTGCTCCACACTCTTCAACCAGTTTCAGACAAACCCAAAGGCTCCAGGTAGAATACTCCAGACTTCACTGCAAACAGAGGTACCATCAGTCCTAGGCCTTGCCCATAAAACTGTTATGTCCAATAGCATCCCCTGGTACTACTAAAAGAGCAATCTGAACATTGGAAGGAGTGGCACTACTTCTTTCATACACAGCTGTCATTACATTTCTACTCAACAGCCAGACTTTAGGCAGCCCAAATCAAACATCCTACTTACTCTTCAGCcacatcctcttcctcttccacaggATTGAATgattcatctggaaaaaaaaggttCTTGTTTCTAACTTAGCATGATGAAACAGCAGAGACAGCAACGGGGAATGATCTCGTCCCTTTGCAGTCAAGGACAGCATCTATACCCCAAAGACGGGAGAAAATGGCTCACCAGTTTCTTCTCCAGAATCCTCGCTGCTGTCATTTGCATTCTCCTCACGGATCTTGCCTTCCTCCTTCATACGTTCCAAGTAGGCATCATGCGAGTCATCATCAGAGCCAGCATACTCATCATAGTTCTTATTCATGCCCTAGAAACACATGTAAGGGATGCCATGGGAGCTGGTGCAAGACTCCTCTATTCCACAAGCAGACAAAATCTTGCAATATTTTCCATATCTAGAGCATGCCAATATTCtaaaactacaactcccagcataaCTCTGGGAACACAGACTACATAGGAGGAGGTTCTCGTGTAtgcgcatacacacacaccaagaaTAGATTCCCCCCAAAATGAAGCACATTACATGCTACCTCCATAGTCTACTTGAATACACCttaccaccaccccccgcccccaccaccagAGGATGAGAAAGAACCATGCTAGTGACTTAAAAGTGGATTAGGTGGAAGCCACTCCTTGAGCAAAGCAGGCTACTGCCTCTTCTCCGTGGTTCATGCAAGGTTATACTATGGTGTTTAGGAATGTTCACCACAGCCATGCAGAGGAGGAGACCTGAACCAAGAGGAGGAAGGGACAATCGCACAGACCTTTTTCTTCTACAAGGAGAGAACAGAAATTGAGAAGGGAGAAAAttctggagagaaagagagactccCATCCCACCCGAGCAGATCAAGGACAGGAATGGACAGCAGTTGTCTTGCCCAGTCCTCTGTTTTGCCCAACCCCCTGAAACAGATACCTCCTTGAGTCCTCGGTTCTTGATGTTCAGCTTCTTGGCATTCACAAAATCAAATAGTTTGCCATATTCCTCTCTGCAAGAAAGGAGATGATGCTAAATTTACTAGTCTATGGCAAGTTCTACAGACTCTGTAAGCAGGAGTTGTGGAGTGACAAGTCTAAACAACTCAGCAAAGATTTATTGGCTTTGGTGGTCTCAAGAAAAACAGATTCTGTTTGCCCCCAAGCCCACAAAAAGGTTGTGATGTTTTAGATCAGAAGACAGGaaccttacattttaaaaaaatctaggcaTTGTGGGTCACAAGTAGCAGACAAGCAGTAAAGAGTTGTCTTTTGGAATGAGAGAGCCTTAAGGGTAGCAAGTAGTTCTATATCCACCCATGATGGAAGACATACTCCATCCTCAAAGTGACCGGGGAGAAGAGGCTTATGGATGCATTAGTTTCATGATGTGTTGGGATATTTTCACTCACCTTTCTATGCTGCTGAAAGTGTACTGCGTTCCCTGCTTCGTTTCTATCTCAAAATCAAAGGAGCGTGTAGTAGTCGTCCCACGGGCAAAGTTTACAAAAGAGATCTCATCAAAGCGGATGTGAACAGGTGGCTTGTGTACATAGATGAAGCCACGCTCCAAAGGGTACAGTAGCCCTGAACTGGCTTTGTAAGAACAAGTGATGCACTGTGCTCCAGAATGCCTGTACAGGAAAAGAGTGATCATGCTAACATCTAGTGTGGCCACAAAACAGCAATTGCACTCACAGCCTTCCACCACAAATCACACTGTCCTATAATCCAGAACTAATGTTGCTAGCCATTAACTCCAGTTCTTTGAAACTGGGATAGTAAACTGTCTAGGAGACACAAACATTCAATCTTACCACCTCACAGGCCACTCTAACAACCATCTTTGAGTATTGACAACATACTTTTGGTTGTTATTCTCAGtgacaaaataaatttcattcagtCCTTCTTGCTCttctcatacccccccccccacccccaattacaGGCAGCAAAAGAGGAAGGTTTATCAGCTTTTTTCCAGAATACAGGCATTCCTTACCCCTGGAAGTTGCCAGGTACTGTGATCTTGCGGTTTACAAGAGCTTTCATGACACGACTAACCATCTCATACAGTGAGCCCGACATATTCTTGGTAAGCCGTCCCTCAAAACGCTTCTCAACTTCATCCCTACAGCAAAGAAAATAGAAGGCAAGACATAGCCAGACTCCAAAATACTAAGTGAGGTGAAAACTGGAAGCAGTCCCAAGAAGATGTCCTTGCTGTGAtgaagagacagatggatgatgGATACTCACTCATTCATGTTGAGGGTCAAGGAAATGTCCTCATCTTTGGAGAAAAGGAGTATAAGAAAGTGATAGCGAGTTTGACCTTGCTTTATAGGGGGGTCTAAGCTGATCTGGAAGGAAGCAGAGATAATTATAATTACTATATCCACAAGGGCCATCTTGAGAACCACTTCTAGATTCTCCCCCGGCCTACCCTGTCCTATCCAGCCACCATGAATATTGTATGACATGGATAAATcactatttctgtttttcaaattgGTTTATGTAAAACAAAAGCAACTGGCCTTTTTCATAAAGCAACTGGAAAAGGAAGAGGACCTCTGAATGGAATATACTGAGAAAGAGAATGATAGCTATTAACCCGAACAGGAAAATCATTGCCAAAATTTCATTTCTCACCACAAAGAACATCTGGCGCTGATCTTTATGAGGAAGCAGGAAGAGCCTCAGAACAGTTGTATAGGGAATCTTGTAGTCAAATGTCTTGCCGTGAAGATGCAAGAAGGTGGGGTAAATACGGATATCGTAGCGCCCACGTGGTGTCAAGCACTGCAGTTCTCGGAATATGCAGATGGCATCCCCAGTAGCCTGGATGACATCTGCCTTTGACAGCACGTTTTGAGCAAATGCCTAAGAAATGAATTCGACAATATGagcaaatatttcttttcttcacTCTAATCTGTCACTTTGACTCAGACTGTGCTCACCTCAACAGGGTCCACGCCATCCTCTTGAGTGGGAGGCACGTAGAAGCGCACTTCCATAAGTGACACTTCAGCATCATCATTCTGATGGAACTCCAAAGTCACCTCATTCTTGCCCGTTGTGCACTGTGACACATTGCTGAGGGGGATTTCAAACACTGGCTGCTCCCCAATGTCAAAGGAAAGAAGCTGCCCTGCAAAACACCAACAGCCTTTTTCAAGGAAAACAAATACTGTCACAATTCACAGCCATTCTTCCACAAGGTGGAGAGAAAACTATACTCTACTCTTACCTATGTCCTCTAGATTTCAGTTCCAttgacaaacatcccacaggataCCATTAATTCTAATATTAGCTTACCTCCAAACTTCACTGTCCCCCAATTCCATCCTTTCACACACAAATCTTTTTCAGCCAGCTCCAGATGGTAGTGAGTCTTGAAAAAATCTGAGAGCTTGTCAAATtcctataggagaggaagggtTAATCAGGAAACATTGAACTAATGCACTAATAAGCCTATGGCACACAGAACAAGGTGCCACTATACCTCAGTTATGAAAAAGGACACCCGCTACATGCAGAAGGGAAGTAAAAGCACtactaaaaaaaatccttagcACTACTAAGAAAAAAGTTAGTCAGACAAATCAAAGCTAAGAAAAGAATGGCATACATTATGCACAAGAGGCAATTATCTAGATATAACCTGACACTGAATTAGAAACCTATTCCACAGGATTCTGAAACTAATAAAAGCCATGAGTGCCAGGTCAGAGGAAAAAGTTTTTGTACATGAGGAAATTGGATATGCATCTGTTGAATAGACTGACTACACAGCATATAGCAATTTCCAAATGAACCCACCTTGACCAAAACTTGCTCCCACTATCCCCACCAAGTCTAGAAGTCCAACAGACAATGCTTATTACAGTTAagaatcctaagaacactttcaggGTAGTAAGCCTTCCCTAGACCCAGCTTGAAAACCAAGTGACACTAAAACAGATCTTACCGTCTCTCTGAACCCATCGTACTTGTAGACATGGCCATTCTTAGTAAGCAGTTTGAGGCCATGGCCCAATGCCACTCGTCGCCAGATGCCCTCTGACAGCTCTGAGGCCTGAATGTTGTCCACTTTGCCTGTTTTGCTGTTCTTGAAAATCACGCCTTGTCGGCTCAGTCGCAGACGACCATCAATCTAACCCCAAGAGAGACAGAGATTGCTAGCAACAGTGCAATGGTAACTGACAAGAAAATCCCTTTAATTCGCTCATATCAAATACAACATACTCATTAAACCCAATTTTGCTCCTTTGCCTCATATTCAACTTCAAGGCAAATACTGCAACAGAGGAATTGGTTGGATCTCAAACACCCACAACTTTCACACTTCCAGATCTATCATTCTCAGCCATCCAATGTCTCACACACCTTCAAAAGACTCTGAACACTTCCCTTGTTCCCACACAGAAAAGCAAGGTTTGTCTCTCTTccttcaaatccccattttacTAAAAGCCATTGAACCATTTCAACCTTGTACCCTATTCTAAGCCTAAATCTATGTAAGTGAACTAAATACAAAGTCTTCTAGTTATCCTTGCCGCACTCCTTGTGCTCAATTCAAGACTCTAAGCTGCTCAGGCAGAAAGATATCTTATTGCTCGTTGCTCTGTATGCACCATCATAAGAGAGGGCAAATAATCACAGCATTATTCAATACATCATAACTCTAGTGGAGAGTTCTGTGCCTCAATTTACCTTCCAAACTAGTTAGTTAGAAAGTACATACATTCAAGACAACAGAGATCATAGATACTATGACAAGAACAACCATGCttaggatttctttttttttgggggggggggggggggagaatattgTTAGGAAAGAATCTGCCACAAGGACATCATAGTATACCTATATGATTCTGtattaataaaacacacacaactcCAAAACACAAATCATCCAGCAGAACCTCCAGACATTTTAGAAGCTTGGAGTATTTTATATCTGACACCAAAAGTATGCAAAGGTCTGTGCCTGGAATAAATAGGGCACTGTATTCATATGGGTTTATTATAGTCACACAAAAGTTGTCTGCCAAGTCATTCTTTCAATGGCACCAACAATAATGAATATGTCAAAAGTAAACTTTGCATGCAGTTGAAATCACATGAAGCATTTAATTAGTAAAAAAGTCTCATAGCCATACAGAAGAATCTGTCCAGGATGTTTTAGAATATCAAAGATTTTGAACTTTACAGAACAAATCAACATTAAGGAGAGGAGCCTGATGCTTACACCTCAAATATTTACTGAGCCAATCAGTGTACTATTAGGGGTTTGATAGTCCTTAAGTTCAGAGGTAGATACAATTTCTTATTCTTTTTAAAGCTGGAACACCAAAAGAACAGAATGACAGATCAAAAATAGCAAAAGGAACACAGGGCAGGTTTTATATTTgctttccaggccaaactccctTCAAACATATAGTTTGCCACATTAAcaaattcagcaggttcgcaccacttcagccaaactggttgttaaaatggtgcttgtaaacaaccagttgttaaattatttgaatcccaccactgcgtattTCCTTCCCACTGTCCTCCTACATTCCCACCCCATCTTACCCTTCCACCATTACTCACCATAGATCCCTTCACCTCTTGGTATATTTCATTAAATTCCAGTGTGTCTGCCATATCGACAGCTCCCTCCTACCCCCACCCTCTATGGCAGGGGCTGGAGCTATACAAATAAACAACCTGGTATTCCAGGAAAAAAGTTTGGAAGAAGACAAGGAGGCAGTTTAGTCCGTTCTTCAACCTGGTGCAGTAGTAACACAAGCAGCCTTGGGAACCAGGTGTGAAAGACCTGCAGGAAACGCAGAGAAAGAATGATTTACAACACAATTCACAGGCCAGAAAGCAAGCAGCTGGTCTGCCCCACAGCATCTCCAGATCCAGAATGGCAACAGAAGCGTCATCCCCACCAGACCCCGAACTAGCCAAAGTATCACGTTGAATGGCGACGCAGTCATAGggacaggcggggggggggggggggggggggtgcagagtgAGAGAGAATTAAGCATATTATCTGGCGGCTTCCTTAGCTTCGGTTTCCAGATAcaacatcccccccaccctcataCTGGAGGAACCCGCCGCCCCCGTTCGGCTGCCTTCTGTCCCTCAGCTCTATTACCCCTTTTACTCTTACCAGAATATTTTCCCGCCTGCGCCACACGAGCATCTATCggccccttcccccactccacaGGAAATAACCCTCGCTTTCGCCTCCCGGAACTACTCTGAAAACATTGGCAATAAAGTGGCCCTGTCCTAGAGCGTCTTCCCTCCTGCGGCTCTGCGCATGTTTTTTTGCTGGAGATAATCCTACATTCAGATTTAAATATTGTGGTTCAAAAGAGTGAAATGAAAGTGGGTTAAGGGAAGCGTGTGTATATTATATACCAGCATATTTTATTCCAGCGCAAACTTTAGTGGCTCACTTTATCAGATTCATCTCTTAGGAGATTTAAACTGCTGGGAAACGACACCATCATTGGTACAATCTTTTTGTAATGTCATCTAGTCagtgcaaggacgtaggtaaggggagggttctcgggttcaaccacCCCCCCCCTATTACATgaccgaagctccgcccccttttgtttttttatattttaagtgtttttttgtttttggcctgcagggggcacaattttaaagatagcagcaccaacatttcagggattttttgggagactccagattatactacccaggtttggtgaggtttggttcagggggtccatagttatggactccctaagggggtgccccatcccccattgtttccaattggagctaatagaagacctcctgaaccaaacttcatcaaacctgggtggtatcatcaggagagtctcctactgataccacccaggttttgtgaagtttggtccagggggtccaaagtcaggGACTCCCAAGGGTgcgccccatccctcattgtttccaaagggagctatagaagatgggggctacacatttgaggggccataactttggattccctgaaccaaacttcaccagacctgggtggtatcattcagagagtctcttaaagataccctgaaattttggtgctggtagcttaacaattgcacccctgacaacaggcacgccccaagtttccccagattctccagagccccccccccccaaaatctatacctacatccctgtgtCAGTGCATTAATGTTCAAAATGCAGACTGTAGAATAGTCATACAAATATCAGGAAGTCCTTTAGTTACAGTACATGTGCTTTGTCACCAGAAGTCTTCACACATTCATTTTGAAAAGATATCTCACACAAAGCACAAATTGTGGTCAAGGTAAATCTAGTTAAAATTGTCGCCTCCAGATTTCTTTGCCCCATGCACCTATCTCTACCTTAGGCCTGACCATGAGGACTCGAATGCATGTGCATTATATTTTACAGCATAATCTTAAGGCCCAGGAGTTGCTCTGTGGCTGACCACAGTGCAACTGCAACTTAGCTAAGGCGCTCCCTGGAGGGATAGTTATGCAGCAGCCAGCAGTAAAATGGagaagtttttttctttcttgttttaacTTTTACATTGGTGTCACACACAGGTGGTCCACTGTGGCATGAGGGACATCACAGACTGGTCACCTGCTGCCAAACAGGGTGTGGTGATGTGTGCTTTAAGTATTTAAAttggtgggtggagttaagagatgggggagggagaggaaagcagcTGGAACTGAGATCTGTTAGAGTTCAGACTGAGAGCTTCGGTgtagctgtttatttatttatttatttatttatttatttataattatatttataaaaccgccccatcccctaagggctctgggcggtgaacaacaagaattatcgacaatatggcaataacaatatcatttaaaatcaatagcattattaaatatagagattacataaaattacataaaattacagcgtttcgtATAGTTCTAACTATACCCTTTCCCAcaaaaaaagatgacaggagatgtgtgaattaatgtgccacatcttcctggacatTTTTTGTGGAGGAATGTTCCACTGAGAGTCTAGGGCTTGATTTCCCCCCATTTCCCTTCCAATTCTTTGTGAAGACGAAAGAATTGCATTTAAGTGCTGCCTTCATCAAAACTATTATTCTTTGCAATGTTAAACAgtgcactttgataaaagagcatttatagtgcttcGGACAGCTATCAGCAACACATTCACGTTTCTACAGTTGTGCCAACCATTTTGTAGTCTCCATTGTGctgtgggaaacaaaatggcgaATGAAACTGTAGAAAAGTGCAAGTGTTGCTGATAGCTGTCTGGAGcattataaatgctcttttatcagtGCTATGTTTAACATTGCAAAGGATAATGGTTTTGACTGAGGTGGTCACATGTGACCCTCATGTgaccagggagcagcagcagcagaaggccattactttcacatcctgcgtgtgaactcccaaaggcatctggtgggccactgcaagtagcatagtgctggactatagggactctggtctgatccagcaggctctttcatatTAAAAGAGACTTGGGacctctttgggcctttccccacacaccatttgctgtgcgctactcttgccaagtagcgcggggtttaacggcactccccactacaggggcggcgacaacgcagccgccctgactctgccgctctcgcgccccctcagcacgcgtcatttctggcgctgctgaaaacggcgccttttgatgaccctgcgcagagcgtagggcagtggggaagccagggaacacaatccccgcgctgaaaaggtccacgccggatgaaaccgacgtcatttttaaaagtggggaaacggccgtAGACATGCAGAGGCATGCACATTCAGCTTCCACCGGAGAATGCACAACCGCACTGTCTTCTTTTTGTGGAACAAGGTATAGTATTATTGTCAGCTGTTAATAAACTTGTTTTAAACCACTACGGTTGTTCTGTCTTCCATCGGCACAGGGGACTGGAGAAATGGGGGCAGAGCAAGGTGGCTGAAGCAGcccaagggaggagaggggcaggGCTAGGAAAATGAGCTGCCAGTCAGTgtcccacctctctctccagcCCCCACTCAAAAGGGACTATGGAAGCGATGGAAGCTTCacagtgggacctggagatcctctgGGATGGCAGTTTAtttccaactacagagatcagtttccctggagatcatgtttgctttggagggtagactccatgCCAGGGCACCTCCACTGAGATCCCTATACACCCCATGGTGTGTCCCCCAAAACCTCAGGAATATGTacacctgaagctggcaactctccccccccacacacacacacacattccagccTCCCTTCCCATGACTGTACAAGCACTGCACCCAGTTACTTGATGAGGGGCTCCATTGTAAAGGGCATCATGTGCACATGTGCTTCCATTCTGGAACCATCAGAGTGACATAGCATCCACACAGCTTGGCTGCAGCCATCCATATAAGCTGGGGGAAATGGGTTGGAAGGGGAAATGTGACCCTCTCAGCTTCAAACATGCTGGGCAGCTAGAGGTCACCCTCAGACAGACTGCTCAGATGCCACTGGGGATGACCATGCGTACttctggaggcagagggaggtgATTGGCTAGGCTCCTTCCAGAGtgtaatgtttattttttatttacttgatCTGTAACTGCTCCCCCTTGTCACATTATTATTTGTAACCATTCTCCCCTGACATGTTATTATTGGTTCCCCTGAAAAGGGTAGGGGCTTCATTGACTTCAGAGCTAGACATTCCCAAGATCAATGtagagcaatt contains these protein-coding regions:
- the SSRP1 gene encoding FACT complex subunit SSRP1 produces the protein MADTLEFNEIYQEVKGSMIDGRLRLSRQGVIFKNSKTGKVDNIQASELSEGIWRRVALGHGLKLLTKNGHVYKYDGFRETEFDKLSDFFKTHYHLELAEKDLCVKGWNWGTVKFGGQLLSFDIGEQPVFEIPLSNVSQCTTGKNEVTLEFHQNDDAEVSLMEVRFYVPPTQEDGVDPVEAFAQNVLSKADVIQATGDAICIFRELQCLTPRGRYDIRIYPTFLHLHGKTFDYKIPYTTVLRLFLLPHKDQRQMFFVISLDPPIKQGQTRYHFLILLFSKDEDISLTLNMNEDEVEKRFEGRLTKNMSGSLYEMVSRVMKALVNRKITVPGNFQGHSGAQCITCSYKASSGLLYPLERGFIYVHKPPVHIRFDEISFVNFARGTTTTRSFDFEIETKQGTQYTFSSIEREEYGKLFDFVNAKKLNIKNRGLKEGMNKNYDEYAGSDDDSHDAYLERMKEEGKIREENANDSSEDSGEETDESFNPVEEEEDVAEEFDSNASASSSSNEGDSDEKKKPAKKAKIVKERKPRKKQSEGKKGKDPNAPKRPLSAYMLWLNANREKIRSDCPGMSVTDVSKKAGELWKGMSKEKKEEWEHKAENAKKDYEKAMKDYSEGGKSDSFQKEKSKKKKKPEKPGKGKPEKKSIPAKSSASKSAPKQLGESFKSKEFVSSDESSSGEDKKEDSDEEEIASTPPSSAESASGSD